A window of the Haloquadratum walsbyi C23 genome harbors these coding sequences:
- a CDS encoding transcription initiation factor IIB produces MTRSTRQRERDSERTRWQGEREKDTNTDEAVDDIDLDNVDDKDLIRTGDGEIIHEPTGIVVEEEQIDRGPEWRAFNHSERQSKSRVGAPTTKTMHDKGLTTTIDWKDKDAYGRSLSSEKRSQMHRLRKWQERIRTKDAGERNLQFALSEVDRMASALGVPRSVREVASVIYRRALSEDLIRGRSIEGVSTSALYAACRKEGIPRSLEEISEVSRVERKEIGRTYRYISQELGLEMRPVDPKKYVPRFCSELDLSKEVQSKADEIIETTAEQGLLSGKSPTGYAAAAIYAASLLCNEKKTQREVADVAQVTEVTIRNRYQEQIEAMGIPT; encoded by the coding sequence ATGACACGGTCCACCCGCCAGCGGGAACGAGATAGTGAACGAACGCGATGGCAGGGCGAACGGGAAAAGGATACTAATACGGATGAGGCTGTTGACGATATTGATCTTGACAATGTCGACGACAAAGACCTCATTCGTACAGGGGATGGGGAGATTATACACGAGCCAACAGGTATCGTCGTTGAAGAAGAGCAAATCGATAGAGGTCCTGAGTGGCGGGCGTTTAACCACTCTGAGCGGCAATCAAAGTCCCGTGTCGGTGCACCGACGACAAAAACGATGCACGATAAGGGGCTGACAACAACAATCGACTGGAAAGACAAGGATGCCTATGGGCGGTCACTCTCATCTGAGAAGCGCTCACAGATGCACCGGCTGCGCAAGTGGCAGGAGCGAATTCGAACAAAAGATGCCGGCGAGCGGAATCTTCAGTTTGCACTTTCAGAGGTTGATCGTATGGCATCAGCACTTGGTGTTCCACGGTCAGTTCGTGAGGTTGCATCCGTTATTTACCGACGAGCGCTCAGTGAGGATCTAATCCGAGGGCGATCAATTGAGGGTGTTTCCACCTCTGCATTGTATGCCGCCTGTCGAAAAGAAGGGATCCCTCGGTCACTTGAGGAGATCTCAGAGGTATCGCGTGTTGAACGAAAAGAGATTGGACGAACATATCGATATATCTCTCAGGAACTTGGTCTGGAGATGAGACCGGTTGATCCAAAGAAATATGTTCCACGGTTTTGCTCAGAACTTGACCTCTCGAAAGAAGTTCAATCAAAAGCAGATGAAATTATTGAGACAACAGCCGAACAGGGTCTTCTCTCGGGGAAATCACCGACAGGATACGCTGCTGCTGCTATCTATGCTGCGTCATTACTCTGTAATGAGAAAAAAACACAACGGGAAGTTGCAGATGTTGCGCAAGTGACTGAGGTGACGATTCGGAATCGATATCAAGAACAGATTGAGGCGATGGGGATTCCGACCTGA
- the rnhA gene encoding ribonuclease HI, whose protein sequence is MPSVDCDPGEARERLTEAGITVMAGNTEYERWRAERGAATAVAYDETVVVQGSRPDDLLGLLRVDTGGRAHVYFDGACRGNPGPAAIGWVLVTNEGIIADGGEEIGKTTNNRAEYAALERAIEMARQYGFTEIDIRGDSQLIIRQVTGEYDTNEPTLREYRVRVRELLQTFDRWSIEHVPRDVNSHADKLANEAFDNG, encoded by the coding sequence ATGCCAAGTGTGGACTGTGACCCAGGTGAAGCCCGTGAACGACTCACCGAGGCAGGCATCACGGTCATGGCTGGGAATACTGAGTATGAACGCTGGCGCGCTGAACGCGGTGCGGCGACGGCTGTTGCATATGATGAAACAGTTGTTGTTCAAGGGTCGCGTCCTGATGATCTATTGGGACTCCTACGAGTTGACACCGGTGGTCGGGCACACGTGTATTTTGATGGGGCATGTCGAGGGAACCCGGGACCGGCGGCAATTGGATGGGTCCTTGTGACAAATGAGGGTATTATTGCTGATGGTGGTGAGGAGATTGGTAAAACAACCAATAATCGAGCGGAGTATGCCGCACTGGAACGTGCAATTGAAATGGCTCGTCAATATGGATTTACTGAGATTGATATCCGTGGAGATTCACAGTTAATTATTCGACAGGTGACTGGTGAATACGACACGAACGAACCAACACTACGTGAATATCGTGTTCGTGTCCGTGAATTGCTGCAAACATTCGATCGCTGGAGCATCGAACATGTTCCTCGCGACGTGAACAGTCATGCTGACAAACTTGCAAATGAGGCGTTTGATAATGGGTAA
- a CDS encoding DUF7108 domain-containing protein, whose amino-acid sequence MGKRDHNHDRDHGQQDDAEITDAESGDAERTSLPQSVIDEAERLTRLCINTTVDAEITAYRNERQSLLDEHGYAARVRDADDTLVLYPQSWLVDGIAQFDQIDNTDRAVEISLSGPAIGADWENVETTNKTIIDMIRQEHGKAHARNIRAFADFMGNHYLKSVTEATKDEREEFINEYYTRNVWPSEKEAAIVSESIRLLDTIEG is encoded by the coding sequence ATGGGTAAACGCGACCACAACCACGACCGCGACCACGGTCAACAAGACGATGCAGAAATTACAGATGCAGAGAGTGGCGATGCAGAGAGAACGTCACTTCCACAGTCTGTTATTGATGAGGCTGAACGACTCACGCGTCTTTGTATCAATACCACCGTTGATGCTGAGATAACGGCGTATCGGAATGAACGGCAGTCCTTGCTTGATGAACACGGGTATGCTGCACGAGTCCGCGATGCGGACGACACACTCGTGTTATATCCACAGTCGTGGCTTGTAGATGGTATTGCACAGTTCGATCAGATCGATAATACCGACCGAGCAGTCGAAATATCACTGTCAGGCCCAGCTATCGGGGCAGATTGGGAGAACGTCGAAACAACCAATAAAACGATTATTGACATGATCCGACAGGAACATGGAAAAGCACATGCAAGAAATATCCGAGCATTTGCTGATTTTATGGGAAATCATTATCTCAAATCCGTCACTGAAGCAACAAAAGATGAGCGCGAGGAATTTATCAACGAATATTACACACGAAACGTTTGGCCTTCAGAGAAAGAAGCAGCAATCGTTTCTGAAAGTATTAGACTGCTCGATACTATTGAGGGGTAG
- a CDS encoding PadR family transcriptional regulator gives MSEAQSITDGSSSVRDLTAFQQNILVILSEEPMYGLAIKRDLESYYGTEVNHGRLYPNLDDLVESGLVTKSELDKRTNQYELTDEGYDAVLDRLGWVFSKFVTDESRANRLLDLVEEEL, from the coding sequence ATGTCAGAGGCACAATCAATTACAGATGGTTCCTCATCTGTACGCGACTTGACGGCGTTCCAACAAAATATCTTGGTTATTCTTTCAGAAGAACCAATGTATGGGCTTGCGATTAAACGAGATCTTGAATCGTACTATGGGACTGAAGTGAATCATGGACGACTATATCCCAATCTTGATGATCTTGTTGAGTCTGGTCTTGTCACAAAAAGTGAGCTTGACAAACGGACAAATCAGTACGAACTCACGGATGAGGGATATGACGCCGTTCTTGACCGTCTTGGATGGGTCTTCTCAAAGTTTGTTACAGATGAGTCTCGGGCAAATAGACTTCTTGATCTTGTCGAAGAAGAGCTGTAA
- a CDS encoding inorganic diphosphatase has translation MSNLWTDLETGPDAPDVVYAVIECLKGERNKYEYDKDVPGVVLDRVLHSNVHYPSDYGFLPQTYYDDEDPFDIMVLVEDQTFPGCIIEARPVALMRMDDDGEKDDKVIAVPDEDPRYDHVEDLDDLTDQTTAEIAEFFETYKNLETGKQTETLGWEGADAATDAIEHAMELYEEQID, from the coding sequence ATGTCGAATCTTTGGACAGACCTGGAGACAGGACCGGATGCCCCCGATGTTGTCTATGCTGTTATTGAATGTTTGAAAGGTGAACGAAATAAATACGAATATGATAAAGACGTCCCGGGTGTTGTGCTTGACCGGGTGTTGCACTCAAATGTCCATTATCCCTCAGATTATGGATTCCTTCCACAGACATACTATGATGATGAAGACCCCTTCGATATCATGGTGCTTGTTGAAGATCAAACATTCCCTGGCTGTATTATTGAGGCACGTCCAGTGGCGCTGATGCGGATGGACGACGATGGTGAAAAGGATGACAAAGTCATTGCGGTCCCTGATGAGGACCCACGATATGATCATGTTGAAGATCTTGATGACCTTACCGACCAAACAACGGCTGAAATTGCTGAGTTCTTTGAAACATACAAGAATCTTGAAACAGGCAAACAGACTGAAACACTTGGATGGGAAGGCGCCGACGCAGCAACCGATGCGATTGAGCATGCCATGGAACTGTATGAAGAACAGATTGACTGA
- a CDS encoding rhomboid family intramembrane serine protease, producing MATCDECGKHENLPYQCQRCGSTFCAEHRLPENHDCPGLNGWDDPAGVFDSGFDDSVNNPGGQSASSKLSSKLADIGGPLGYFRKNMSYVFLGIMWITFGLQFFILPLLGAFPGSSLWQAIFVLSPDHVGYIWTWLTSIFAHGGFAHIAFNSIALYFFGPVVERYLDTKRFTALFIGAGVIAGLAQIASTLLTMGPTGAGVVGASGAIMGVLGVLTVLNPKLKVYLYFIIPMPLWVLTFGFAAFSIVAGFGAAGGGIIGGNVAHLAHLAGLVIGLAYGVRVRDRVGVPNSLQLGGGGRGGGPGRRF from the coding sequence ATGGCTACCTGCGACGAGTGCGGGAAGCATGAGAACCTCCCGTATCAGTGCCAACGATGCGGAAGCACGTTCTGTGCGGAACATCGGCTCCCCGAGAATCATGACTGCCCAGGGCTTAATGGCTGGGATGATCCTGCCGGCGTCTTTGACAGCGGATTCGATGATTCAGTGAATAATCCTGGTGGACAATCAGCTTCGAGTAAATTATCCAGCAAGCTTGCTGATATCGGCGGTCCACTTGGGTACTTCCGCAAGAATATGAGCTACGTGTTCCTTGGGATAATGTGGATTACATTCGGACTTCAGTTTTTTATCCTTCCATTATTGGGAGCATTCCCTGGTAGCTCACTTTGGCAAGCTATCTTTGTGCTCTCCCCGGATCACGTTGGATACATCTGGACATGGCTCACCTCGATTTTCGCACATGGTGGATTCGCGCATATTGCGTTCAATAGTATTGCGTTGTACTTTTTCGGACCGGTTGTTGAACGGTATCTTGACACAAAGCGATTCACTGCACTATTCATTGGTGCTGGAGTCATTGCAGGGCTTGCACAGATTGCATCAACGCTGCTTACAATGGGTCCAACAGGCGCAGGGGTCGTTGGTGCGTCTGGAGCGATTATGGGCGTTCTTGGAGTATTGACCGTATTAAACCCGAAATTAAAAGTGTATTTGTATTTCATTATTCCAATGCCACTGTGGGTTTTGACATTTGGGTTTGCAGCCTTCAGTATTGTTGCTGGATTTGGTGCTGCAGGCGGTGGGATCATTGGTGGAAATGTTGCTCACCTCGCACATCTTGCTGGGCTCGTGATTGGATTAGCATATGGGGTTCGTGTCCGTGACCGAGTTGGTGTTCCGAATTCATTACAACTTGGCGGTGGCGGTCGGGGTGGCGGTCCTGGTCGACGATTCTGA
- a CDS encoding endonuclease V, with amino-acid sequence MQPTDSKRIPDPEMSQDEMKALQRQIADAACWQDTLSVNPEMIRWEPTETTKDTTQKTIDSSTSTTDIPNQGADETQPLVAGVDQAFRTEQSEVISAIVLTRGATVVDRVVAVTDLSIPYIPGLLSFREGGPILAAFEEISQKPDITMFDGSGRMHYRQAGLATHIGVVLDIPTIGVAKSLLCGTPESDTAQRPAGWQTQINADETVEDADTETVIGHALQTRQYDSRKIINPVYVSPGHRVSATTAVKITQALCDGYKLPEPTRRADAYADEIKREYSDN; translated from the coding sequence ATGCAGCCAACAGATTCAAAACGCATTCCCGACCCAGAGATGAGCCAAGATGAAATGAAAGCTCTCCAGCGACAAATCGCTGATGCTGCATGTTGGCAGGATACATTGAGCGTGAATCCTGAGATGATCCGATGGGAACCCACCGAGACGACAAAAGATACAACACAGAAAACAATCGACTCATCGACCTCAACGACTGATATACCCAATCAAGGCGCAGATGAGACACAACCGCTTGTTGCTGGGGTTGACCAGGCATTCCGCACAGAGCAATCAGAGGTTATCAGTGCAATTGTCCTCACTCGAGGAGCGACTGTTGTTGACCGTGTCGTAGCGGTAACTGATCTTTCAATTCCATATATTCCTGGGTTACTTTCCTTTCGTGAGGGAGGACCCATTCTTGCTGCATTTGAAGAGATATCACAAAAACCGGATATTACCATGTTTGATGGAAGTGGTCGGATGCATTACCGGCAGGCAGGACTTGCAACGCATATTGGGGTCGTACTTGATATCCCAACCATTGGTGTTGCTAAAAGCCTCCTGTGTGGGACGCCAGAGTCAGACACAGCACAACGACCTGCAGGATGGCAGACACAAATCAATGCTGATGAGACGGTTGAAGATGCCGATACAGAGACTGTCATTGGGCATGCATTACAGACACGACAATATGACTCGCGAAAAATCATTAATCCTGTCTACGTCAGCCCTGGTCACCGTGTTTCAGCTACAACGGCAGTCAAGATTACTCAAGCACTCTGTGATGGATATAAACTCCCTGAGCCAACCCGTCGAGCAGATGCATATGCTGACGAAATCAAACGTGAGTACTCTGATAATTGA
- a CDS encoding SDR family oxidoreductase, with amino-acid sequence MQQTVLITGCSSGIGRAAAHMFLEADWRVYATARNPADIETLGERGCQIATLDVTDGDDIDRVVDRIEDESGSVSCLVNNAGFGQFGAIEDIPTAQVHRQFDVNLYGPHRLIRAVLPKMRENEAGTIINISSVAGQVSFPTGGVYAGSKAALEAMSDALRNEVAPYDIDVVIIEPGPVETAFPDRAAREFQDETKENSIADDTQQIERSGAYESLYELLTDTKLVGGGGFGAVSAERVAEDILDAASSTSPQPRYQTGATARVGVLARFVPSTWRDTLYQKLQSL; translated from the coding sequence ATGCAGCAGACAGTTCTTATCACCGGGTGTTCGTCTGGAATTGGGCGAGCAGCAGCACATATGTTTCTTGAGGCAGACTGGCGTGTCTACGCAACAGCTCGAAATCCTGCTGATATTGAGACGCTTGGTGAACGCGGATGTCAGATTGCAACGCTTGATGTCACTGATGGTGATGATATTGACCGTGTTGTTGATCGAATTGAAGATGAATCTGGGTCTGTCTCATGTCTGGTGAATAACGCTGGATTTGGACAGTTTGGCGCAATTGAAGATATCCCGACAGCACAGGTACATCGACAATTTGATGTCAATTTATATGGACCTCATCGACTCATTAGAGCGGTGCTTCCGAAGATGCGTGAGAATGAAGCAGGGACAATCATCAATATCTCTAGTGTTGCTGGGCAGGTTTCATTCCCAACCGGTGGAGTTTATGCCGGGTCAAAAGCCGCTTTGGAAGCAATGAGTGATGCCCTCCGGAATGAGGTTGCGCCATACGATATTGACGTTGTCATTATCGAGCCTGGACCGGTTGAAACGGCGTTTCCTGACCGAGCTGCTCGTGAATTCCAAGATGAAACAAAGGAGAATAGCATAGCGGATGACACTCAACAGATTGAGCGCTCTGGTGCGTATGAATCATTATATGAACTACTCACCGATACTAAGCTCGTCGGCGGTGGAGGATTTGGTGCTGTATCAGCCGAGCGTGTTGCTGAGGATATTCTTGATGCCGCATCATCAACAAGTCCACAGCCGCGATATCAAACGGGAGCCACAGCCCGAGTTGGTGTCCTCGCCCGGTTTGTTCCATCAACATGGCGAGATACACTCTATCAGAAGCTTCAATCGCTATGA
- a CDS encoding ArsA family ATPase has protein sequence MSSIDVDAVDAVEDDSTADDTTESNHDHAVDVEIVDDATTLPESVDAPEYVLYGGKGGVGKTTMAAATAVASATAGTDTLVVSTDPAHSLSDTFDTDIPPEPARIRDDIPLYAAEIDPDSVAAGPFAGEEGEGDNISDNIGGNEDASAGFGEPESGFETGIGGDPDAETGMPFGNLDEMDDMLGGLMGPASGAGAMPGADEAAAMQQLLEYLDDPRFDRVIVDTAPTGHTLRLLELPELMDTMLGRIASLRQQFSGMMGSVKGMFGFGDETNAQSEVDLDELRERIERLRSVLRDPTRTDFRVVMIPEEMSVVESERLITRLEGYEIPVQTLIVNRVMEDLVDVTEINADVDSEWVVSPNPSDCAFCQRRWNVQQTAIQRATDLFRGRDVKRVPLLAEEVRGWNALRVVAACLN, from the coding sequence ATGTCGAGTATCGATGTTGATGCAGTTGATGCGGTCGAGGATGACTCGACTGCAGATGATACAACCGAGTCGAATCATGACCACGCAGTTGATGTTGAGATTGTTGATGATGCAACAACACTTCCAGAAAGCGTTGATGCCCCTGAATACGTTCTGTACGGCGGAAAGGGTGGTGTTGGAAAAACAACAATGGCCGCAGCAACTGCAGTAGCCTCTGCAACCGCTGGGACCGATACCCTCGTTGTCTCAACGGATCCAGCGCACTCACTGTCCGATACATTTGATACTGATATCCCACCCGAACCAGCTCGTATTCGGGATGATATACCATTATATGCGGCTGAGATTGATCCCGATTCGGTTGCTGCTGGTCCATTCGCCGGGGAAGAGGGAGAGGGAGATAATATATCTGATAATATCGGCGGAAATGAAGACGCCTCAGCGGGATTTGGTGAACCAGAATCTGGTTTTGAGACCGGGATTGGTGGCGACCCAGATGCGGAGACTGGAATGCCATTTGGTAATCTCGATGAAATGGATGATATGCTTGGAGGGCTCATGGGTCCAGCTAGCGGCGCGGGAGCAATGCCTGGCGCGGATGAAGCAGCAGCAATGCAACAACTACTCGAATATTTGGATGACCCTCGATTCGACCGCGTTATCGTCGATACCGCACCAACTGGACATACACTTCGATTACTCGAACTTCCAGAGTTGATGGATACGATGCTTGGACGCATTGCGTCGCTTCGACAGCAATTTTCAGGCATGATGGGAAGCGTCAAAGGGATGTTTGGGTTTGGTGATGAGACCAATGCTCAATCAGAGGTTGACTTAGATGAACTTCGTGAGCGGATTGAGCGGCTTCGATCAGTCTTGCGAGATCCGACACGAACCGACTTTCGGGTGGTAATGATCCCCGAGGAGATGAGTGTCGTCGAGTCCGAGCGACTTATTACCCGACTAGAAGGATATGAGATTCCTGTTCAAACGCTTATTGTTAATCGAGTGATGGAGGATCTCGTTGATGTCACTGAAATTAATGCGGACGTTGATTCAGAGTGGGTTGTCTCACCGAATCCATCGGACTGTGCGTTCTGCCAACGACGATGGAATGTTCAACAGACAGCAATCCAGCGTGCGACCGATCTTTTTCGTGGACGGGATGTCAAGCGGGTACCATTACTTGCTGAAGAAGTTCGTGGCTGGAATGCCCTTCGCGTCGTTGCTGCATGTCTCAATTAA
- a CDS encoding pyridoxal phosphate-dependent aminotransferase yields MNEYDEPLFFQVMQYASNADRDIVDMVSGNPDWEPPDALRDGLHEYADADAADFQYGPSEGLTDLREQIGARRNIDSDNIIITHGAGEANYLAMAQAVECSDVNTPEFLLTDPVYPYYPGKASLLDATATHVPVHDDGHLNIDAIQDAASTDTVAIVLNTPNNPTGAVYNRAALNDVAAIAADIDALVIVDEVYDHFDFTGDFESALTLSSYTDRIIVTSAFSKSMAITGFRVGYAVFPPALVDAAQTRHMLVTVSGSRPAQRAVSDALEKTPPSYYASVRNTIRERIDTFTNALETIGAAYTEPEGAFYVMARFDDLPGTLENVEYLIDEAGVAGMPGEAFGNAYDDWIRFSLCTDRVSIAGDRLMTFFQDN; encoded by the coding sequence ATGAATGAATATGATGAACCACTTTTCTTCCAAGTGATGCAGTATGCGAGCAATGCTGATCGCGATATCGTTGATATGGTCTCAGGGAATCCTGATTGGGAGCCCCCAGACGCGCTTCGCGATGGACTTCATGAGTATGCCGACGCAGACGCAGCGGATTTTCAGTACGGACCGAGTGAGGGACTTACCGACCTTCGAGAGCAGATTGGCGCCCGTCGGAATATTGACTCTGACAATATCATCATCACTCATGGGGCTGGCGAAGCAAATTATCTTGCGATGGCTCAAGCAGTGGAGTGTTCGGATGTCAATACTCCGGAATTTCTGTTAACAGACCCGGTATATCCGTATTATCCAGGAAAGGCGTCACTGCTTGATGCGACAGCAACACATGTGCCTGTTCATGACGATGGTCATCTCAATATCGATGCAATCCAAGACGCCGCATCAACTGATACTGTCGCAATTGTATTGAATACACCAAATAATCCAACTGGTGCCGTCTATAATCGGGCAGCCCTCAATGACGTCGCGGCTATTGCTGCTGATATTGATGCGCTTGTCATTGTCGATGAAGTGTATGATCACTTTGATTTTACCGGTGATTTTGAGAGTGCACTCACATTGTCATCATATACCGACCGAATCATCGTCACATCTGCATTTTCAAAATCAATGGCAATTACGGGCTTTCGGGTTGGATATGCAGTCTTTCCCCCAGCGCTTGTTGATGCCGCACAGACCCGGCATATGCTTGTCACTGTTTCTGGAAGTCGCCCAGCTCAACGGGCTGTGAGTGATGCACTTGAGAAAACACCGCCATCATATTATGCGTCTGTTCGCAACACCATCCGCGAGCGCATTGATACTTTTACGAACGCACTTGAAACGATTGGGGCTGCGTATACAGAGCCCGAAGGTGCGTTCTATGTCATGGCGCGATTTGATGATTTGCCCGGTACACTGGAGAATGTTGAGTACTTGATTGATGAAGCAGGCGTTGCGGGCATGCCTGGCGAGGCATTTGGTAATGCATACGATGATTGGATTCGATTTTCATTATGTACTGATCGAGTTTCAATTGCTGGCGACCGTCTTATGACGTTCTTCCAAGATAATTAA
- a CDS encoding CinA family protein — MHDFATDPPIEARVGEILEKADATVAVAESCTGGLIGSLLTDIPGASAYFDRSVVTYSYDAKLTALGVSREALDDHGAVSKSVASEMAAGVRDTADVDWGVATTGIAGPTGGTDAEPIGAAYIGVAYQGDWGSNESYRTVERTVFDGQRTAIKEQIARRALELLCESVQEQP, encoded by the coding sequence ATGCACGATTTTGCTACTGACCCACCAATTGAGGCTCGCGTCGGTGAGATACTTGAAAAAGCGGACGCAACAGTCGCTGTTGCGGAATCTTGCACTGGTGGACTGATTGGGTCATTGCTCACAGACATTCCAGGTGCGTCTGCGTACTTTGATCGATCTGTTGTCACTTATTCATATGACGCAAAACTGACTGCACTTGGTGTCTCTCGAGAAGCGCTTGATGATCATGGTGCAGTATCGAAGTCTGTTGCGAGTGAGATGGCTGCTGGTGTCCGTGATACTGCAGATGTTGATTGGGGTGTCGCGACAACGGGGATTGCTGGACCAACAGGTGGGACAGATGCTGAGCCGATTGGTGCTGCGTACATTGGCGTTGCATATCAGGGTGATTGGGGAAGCAATGAGTCATACCGAACTGTCGAACGGACTGTCTTCGATGGTCAAAGAACAGCGATTAAAGAGCAAATCGCTCGGCGAGCACTTGAGTTACTATGTGAGTCTGTTCAAGAACAACCCTGA
- a CDS encoding metal-dependent hydrolase has translation MNKDGHVLNAALLAIGLGLILTVDIAISAERLFTAGVTAKPSPSDEIQTSIDFAAQLGRSVLAFSLPIILGALFPDVDTAFGRHRKTLHNLPVLLLFILFPPVFGNLQFVWIGVATHYLLDVVGSKRGIALFYPLSASEYDLPIGVATSSRWTTSVTLIVTAGELAVLFIIHTYIIALDTAPMVVNEAVVSVLMS, from the coding sequence ATGAACAAAGATGGACATGTATTGAATGCGGCGCTTCTCGCTATTGGTCTTGGTCTTATTTTGACAGTTGATATTGCAATCAGTGCTGAACGACTCTTTACTGCAGGTGTCACGGCTAAGCCATCTCCTAGCGACGAAATCCAGACATCAATTGATTTTGCCGCACAACTCGGTCGGTCAGTGCTTGCATTCTCGCTCCCGATTATTCTTGGAGCGTTATTCCCAGATGTTGATACAGCATTTGGTCGTCATCGAAAGACGCTACACAATCTCCCCGTTTTGTTGCTCTTTATATTATTTCCACCGGTATTTGGAAATCTCCAGTTTGTCTGGATCGGTGTTGCCACACATTATTTACTTGATGTTGTCGGGTCGAAACGTGGGATTGCACTGTTTTATCCACTTTCAGCAAGCGAGTACGACCTGCCAATAGGTGTCGCGACAAGCAGTCGCTGGACAACAAGTGTCACACTCATTGTGACTGCTGGTGAACTTGCTGTATTATTTATTATTCATACATATATCATTGCTCTCGATACCGCACCAATGGTTGTCAATGAAGCAGTTGTAAGCGTATTAATGTCATGA
- a CDS encoding PHP domain-containing protein, translating to MVTANLTPYRTDNVTETTASTRVDLHVKVLSDEVVACAKAREIDVIVYAPHFTRFDNIRSRAAQFSDDDLLVIPAREIFTGSWQTRRHILAIGLNEPIPDFISLTGALDALDRQGAATLIPHPEFMNVSFSESDIQANADAVDAIEVYNFKSPGWANTRSISLITKTNHQPFGSSYAHLPGSVGRVWTTFDCAIDSEADLVEALKSGVSRRVYHERGLRYTAHELAEFVHLVYENSWKKLDRLFLSGMEPTHPQHIAYDGKYDDVAEY from the coding sequence ATGGTAACTGCTAACCTCACACCATACAGAACAGATAACGTGACTGAGACGACCGCATCGACACGGGTTGATCTTCATGTTAAGGTGTTATCCGACGAGGTCGTCGCCTGTGCAAAAGCAAGAGAAATTGATGTTATTGTGTATGCACCGCATTTCACACGGTTTGATAATATCCGTTCACGCGCCGCTCAATTCTCTGATGATGACCTTCTTGTTATCCCTGCTCGAGAGATTTTTACAGGTAGTTGGCAGACTCGTCGACATATACTTGCCATTGGGCTTAATGAGCCTATTCCGGATTTCATTTCACTTACCGGTGCGCTAGACGCTCTTGATCGACAAGGTGCAGCCACACTTATTCCACATCCAGAATTCATGAATGTCAGTTTTAGCGAGTCAGATATTCAAGCGAACGCCGATGCAGTTGATGCAATCGAGGTATATAATTTCAAGTCTCCAGGATGGGCAAACACCCGTAGTATCTCTCTCATTACCAAAACCAACCACCAACCGTTTGGGTCGTCATACGCACACCTCCCAGGAAGCGTTGGTCGTGTCTGGACAACGTTCGATTGTGCAATTGATTCTGAAGCTGATCTTGTTGAAGCACTCAAATCAGGAGTATCGCGCCGGGTGTATCATGAACGTGGGTTGAGGTATACCGCTCATGAACTCGCTGAGTTCGTTCATCTCGTATATGAGAACTCATGGAAAAAGCTTGATCGACTGTTCTTATCGGGGATGGAGCCGACTCATCCACAACATATTGCATATGATGGAAAATACGATGATGTCGCGGAATATTGA
- a CDS encoding transcription elongation factor Spt5, translated as MSIFAVKTTASQERTVADMIATREEPDIHAVLAPDSLTSYVMVESDSNAAISRVLEEIPHARGLVKSGGQAGKSTIAEVEHFLSPTPDVEGIAEGDIVELIAGPFKGEKARVQRIDETKDQVTVELYEATVPIPVTVRGDQIRVLDSDER; from the coding sequence ATGTCGATTTTCGCTGTCAAAACAACTGCAAGTCAAGAACGAACCGTTGCTGATATGATTGCGACCCGCGAGGAGCCGGATATACACGCTGTGTTAGCACCGGACTCATTGACAAGTTATGTAATGGTCGAATCAGACTCAAATGCAGCCATTTCACGAGTACTTGAAGAAATTCCACACGCGCGGGGATTAGTGAAAAGTGGTGGTCAGGCTGGGAAGTCAACAATCGCAGAGGTTGAACATTTCCTCTCGCCAACACCAGATGTCGAAGGGATTGCTGAAGGTGATATTGTTGAGTTGATTGCTGGACCATTCAAAGGTGAGAAGGCTCGAGTCCAACGAATTGATGAGACGAAAGATCAGGTGACTGTCGAACTATATGAGGCAACTGTTCCAATCCCTGTCACGGTCCGTGGAGATCAAATTCGCGTCCTCGACAGCGATGAACGGTGA